In a single window of the Tautonia plasticadhaerens genome:
- the galE gene encoding UDP-glucose 4-epimerase GalE, producing the protein MKILLTGGAGYIGGACLRWLIRHGHDPIAYDDLSEGNRSAVPEGRLVVGDILDRDRLASALRDHRAEAVMHFAALASVPDSIADPDNYYRVNVLGTKSVLDAMRDAGVPRIVFSSTAATYGFRAEMPLTEDAPQLPETPYGTTKLAAERMIMDYARAYGLGYAILRYFNASGADECGEHGEDRRCESHLIPLTLQVAAGRRASLDICGDDWPTRDGTCVRDYVHTDDLAEAHRLAVEAIGPGVGRIYNLGSGAGATVLEVLRACEASVGRPIPHRVAPRRPGDPAVLIATPEKINRELGWSPRRSDIRTIVEAAWRWHCGHPDGYGDRS; encoded by the coding sequence ATGAAGATCCTGCTGACCGGCGGCGCCGGTTACATCGGCGGCGCCTGCCTGCGATGGTTGATCCGGCATGGCCACGATCCGATCGCCTATGACGACCTCTCCGAGGGGAATCGGTCGGCCGTGCCCGAAGGCCGGCTGGTCGTCGGCGACATCCTCGACCGGGACCGCCTCGCCTCGGCCCTCCGAGACCACCGGGCCGAGGCGGTCATGCACTTCGCCGCCCTGGCCTCAGTCCCCGACTCGATCGCCGACCCGGACAATTACTACCGGGTCAACGTCCTGGGGACCAAGAGCGTCCTCGACGCGATGCGAGACGCCGGTGTCCCGCGGATCGTCTTCAGCAGCACCGCCGCTACCTACGGATTCCGGGCCGAGATGCCGCTGACGGAGGACGCCCCCCAGCTCCCCGAGACCCCCTACGGCACGACCAAGCTCGCAGCCGAACGGATGATCATGGATTACGCCCGGGCCTATGGGCTGGGCTACGCCATCCTCCGCTACTTCAACGCCTCGGGCGCCGACGAGTGCGGCGAGCACGGCGAGGACCGCCGCTGCGAGAGCCACCTGATCCCGCTGACCCTCCAGGTCGCCGCCGGCAGGCGAGCGTCCCTGGACATCTGCGGGGACGACTGGCCGACCCGGGACGGGACCTGCGTCCGGGACTACGTCCACACCGACGACCTGGCCGAGGCCCATCGCCTGGCCGTCGAGGCGATCGGCCCGGGGGTGGGGCGGATCTATAACCTCGGATCGGGGGCCGGCGCCACCGTCCTGGAGGTGCTCCGGGCCTGCGAGGCGTCCGTCGGGCGGCCGATCCCTCATCGGGTCGCCCCCAGGCGTCCCGGGGACCCGGCGGTCCTGATCGCGACCCCCGAGAAGATCAACCGCGAACTGGGCTGGTCGCCCCGGCGATCGGACATCCGGACCATCGTCGAGGCCGCCTGGCGCTGGCACTGTGGTCACCCCGACGGTTACGGCGATCGGTCGTGA
- a CDS encoding glycosyltransferase: MFNPIDHPICLVPPDRICPSAWHEHFPIAGFLVDLLTPAAFVEIGTLDGFSYCAFCQAVRALGLASTGVSVGSWPGQGPPTGLREHHDLRYGRFSTLVPGGAGDALARFEEGAVDLLHLVGSPLLGDTVAVLDDWLPKMSPRGVALLHGTRSDDRPGGTRRAWTRVKDRFPAVEFPHGGGLGMLAVGGEIPDRLRPLFEDWGEEHSRLLGYFAGLGRLVSIRAAAEPRPPAAGSDRDRTGRELTRRLEDRERILARMRDRFEERQRTVLWLEAEVSRRDAKIDGLWTQAHEQAMTIADLAARLDEVERSLAWKVAQAARRVTRSVAPPGIRRQRGVLLAARAARLWKREGLLALIDRALWGRPDPIEVPRAMLPAPEPDPEPAPVPPEPQLATPEEEPPVELPEPVSPYDIWVENNAWNQCSRFEAERALAGMDRRPLMSVVMPVYDIDEAWLERAIESVRAQVYPSWELCIADDASPRPHVGRLLRRYEATDDRIRVRFLPENGNISLASNAAAGMARGEYLVFLDQDDELTPDCLLELALAAVGHDSPDLIYSDDDKIDVHGRRSSPQFKPDWSPELLLSYMYLSHAFCVRRDRFEAIGGFRIGFEGCQDYDLALRMTDGPSRVVHVPKILYHWRSLPGSTASSGAAKPEAFERGIRAVQEAFDRRGIVGRISRPEFAERGHLGLFQVDFPDDGPGVSILIPTRNRVDLLRPCIDSILALTSYRNYEVVVIDNESDDPETLAYLDALPEGCRVLRIPNEGKLFSYDKVNNKAIGVLGDDRELILLLNDDTEVLRPEWLSQLVGYSRIEGVGAVGGRLLLADGRVQHAGVLTTVNDGMPAHAFKLSPGRDNGYQSYAVVARNYGAVTAACLLMRRDLFLRVGGFDEDRFAVAYNDIDLCLRLGRLGLRIVYAPRAELVLVEGASRGSGDDPREPLAYKEIWGLARDPYHNPNLGRNHESFALRTRRSTPAEGTLREPVRLLMVSHNLNHEGAPKFLLDLAVRLRERGRVVTEVASPLDGPLAQAYEAEGIPVHRIDDPLRRLVEPDGYRIGTRELGDWIRSRGFDLVQANTLNGFAAISAAREAGLPSLWSVHESTDCRAYFRQFGPGMTEAALLAFGDPYRVLFVSHATRRMFEPLNWRHNLETVHFGMIRDPIDRYLARHSRRDAAEAIGAPPGKKVVTIIGTVCERKGQRDLVEAAVELLRSGRDDVVFYVVGCRPSPYLDGLRRLASAYPDAIRLVDETDQVFPYYRSSDVFVCCSSVESYPRTILEAMAFGLPIVTTTVFGIAEQVEPGINALTFEPRDVIALEEHLRLLLDDDALRLRLAEAARLRLELLPTFEEMACMYERIILEAVAAATPAVAPADGLRSAA; encoded by the coding sequence ATGTTCAACCCGATCGACCATCCGATCTGCCTGGTCCCGCCCGACCGGATCTGCCCGTCAGCCTGGCATGAGCATTTCCCGATCGCCGGATTCCTGGTCGACCTGCTGACGCCGGCCGCCTTCGTCGAGATCGGCACCCTCGACGGCTTCTCCTACTGCGCCTTCTGCCAGGCCGTACGGGCCCTGGGCCTGGCCTCGACCGGCGTCTCGGTGGGATCCTGGCCGGGGCAGGGGCCCCCGACCGGGCTCCGGGAGCACCACGATCTCCGATACGGGCGATTCTCGACGCTGGTCCCGGGGGGGGCGGGGGACGCACTGGCCCGGTTCGAGGAAGGCGCCGTCGACCTGCTCCACCTGGTGGGATCGCCCCTGCTGGGAGACACGGTCGCCGTTCTCGACGACTGGCTCCCGAAGATGAGCCCCCGGGGTGTCGCCTTGCTGCACGGCACCCGTTCCGACGACCGCCCGGGGGGTACCCGACGGGCCTGGACCCGCGTCAAGGACCGGTTCCCCGCCGTCGAGTTCCCCCATGGCGGCGGCCTGGGAATGCTGGCCGTCGGCGGGGAGATCCCCGATCGGCTTCGGCCCCTCTTCGAAGACTGGGGGGAGGAGCATTCCCGGCTCCTCGGCTACTTCGCCGGCCTCGGTCGGCTCGTCTCGATCCGGGCCGCTGCCGAGCCCCGGCCCCCGGCCGCCGGCTCCGATCGGGACCGGACGGGCCGGGAGCTGACCCGGAGGCTCGAGGACCGCGAGCGGATCCTCGCTCGGATGAGAGATCGATTCGAGGAGCGGCAGCGGACGGTCCTCTGGCTGGAGGCGGAGGTCTCCCGGCGCGATGCGAAGATCGACGGCCTCTGGACCCAGGCCCACGAGCAGGCGATGACGATCGCCGACCTGGCGGCCCGGCTCGACGAAGTCGAACGCAGCCTGGCCTGGAAGGTGGCCCAGGCCGCCCGGCGCGTGACGCGATCGGTCGCGCCGCCTGGGATCCGACGCCAACGGGGCGTCCTGCTGGCGGCCCGGGCCGCCCGATTGTGGAAACGGGAAGGCCTCCTCGCCCTGATCGACCGGGCGCTGTGGGGGCGTCCCGATCCGATCGAAGTCCCCCGAGCGATGCTCCCCGCCCCGGAGCCGGATCCGGAGCCTGCCCCCGTTCCTCCCGAGCCGCAGTTGGCGACGCCGGAGGAGGAACCGCCGGTCGAGTTGCCGGAGCCGGTCTCCCCGTACGACATCTGGGTCGAGAACAACGCCTGGAACCAGTGCTCCCGGTTCGAGGCCGAGCGGGCCCTGGCCGGGATGGATCGGCGCCCATTGATGTCTGTGGTCATGCCGGTCTACGACATCGACGAGGCCTGGCTGGAGCGGGCCATCGAGAGCGTCCGGGCCCAGGTCTATCCGAGCTGGGAGCTTTGCATCGCCGACGACGCCTCCCCCCGTCCCCACGTCGGTCGGCTCCTCCGGCGATACGAGGCGACCGACGACCGCATTCGGGTCCGCTTCCTGCCCGAGAACGGCAACATCAGCCTCGCCAGCAACGCCGCCGCCGGGATGGCCCGGGGCGAGTACCTCGTCTTCCTCGACCAGGACGACGAGCTGACCCCCGACTGCCTGCTCGAGCTGGCCCTCGCGGCCGTCGGGCACGACTCGCCGGATCTGATCTACTCCGACGACGACAAGATCGACGTCCACGGCCGACGGTCGAGCCCCCAGTTCAAGCCGGACTGGTCCCCCGAGTTGTTGCTGTCCTACATGTACCTGAGCCACGCCTTCTGCGTGCGACGTGACCGATTCGAGGCGATCGGCGGCTTCCGGATCGGGTTCGAGGGGTGCCAGGACTACGACCTCGCCCTCCGGATGACCGACGGTCCGAGTCGGGTCGTCCACGTCCCGAAGATCCTCTACCACTGGAGGAGCCTGCCCGGCTCGACCGCCTCCTCGGGGGCGGCCAAGCCCGAGGCGTTCGAGCGGGGCATCCGTGCGGTCCAGGAGGCGTTCGACCGTCGGGGGATCGTCGGCCGGATCTCCCGGCCCGAGTTCGCCGAGCGGGGGCACCTGGGCCTCTTCCAGGTGGATTTCCCGGACGACGGCCCGGGCGTCTCCATCCTGATCCCGACCAGGAACCGGGTCGATCTGCTCCGCCCCTGCATCGACTCGATCCTGGCGCTCACCTCGTACCGCAACTACGAGGTCGTCGTCATCGATAATGAGAGCGACGACCCGGAGACCCTCGCCTACCTCGACGCACTCCCCGAGGGCTGCCGGGTGCTCCGGATCCCCAACGAAGGAAAATTATTTAGTTATGATAAAGTGAACAATAAAGCGATTGGTGTCCTCGGGGACGACCGGGAGCTGATCCTGCTGCTGAACGACGACACCGAGGTCCTCCGGCCCGAGTGGCTCAGCCAGCTCGTCGGCTACTCCCGGATCGAGGGGGTCGGGGCCGTCGGGGGTCGACTGCTGCTGGCCGACGGCCGGGTGCAGCACGCCGGGGTGCTGACGACGGTCAACGACGGCATGCCGGCGCACGCCTTCAAGCTGTCCCCGGGTCGGGACAATGGCTACCAGTCCTACGCCGTCGTGGCCCGAAACTACGGGGCCGTCACCGCCGCCTGCTTGCTGATGCGTCGCGACCTTTTCCTCCGGGTCGGCGGCTTTGACGAGGACCGGTTCGCCGTCGCCTACAACGACATAGACCTCTGCCTGAGGCTCGGGCGGCTCGGCCTCAGGATCGTCTACGCCCCCCGGGCCGAACTGGTCCTCGTCGAAGGGGCATCCCGGGGCTCCGGCGACGACCCCCGAGAGCCCCTGGCCTACAAGGAGATCTGGGGACTGGCCCGGGACCCCTACCATAACCCGAACCTCGGCCGCAACCACGAGTCGTTCGCGCTGAGGACCCGCCGATCGACCCCGGCCGAGGGGACCCTCCGGGAGCCGGTCCGCCTGCTCATGGTCAGCCACAACCTGAACCACGAGGGGGCGCCGAAGTTCCTGCTCGACCTGGCCGTCCGGCTCCGGGAACGCGGCCGGGTGGTGACGGAGGTCGCCTCTCCCCTGGACGGCCCCCTGGCGCAGGCGTACGAGGCCGAGGGGATCCCGGTCCACCGGATTGATGACCCGCTCCGACGGCTCGTCGAGCCCGATGGCTACCGCATCGGGACCCGTGAGCTGGGCGACTGGATCCGTTCCCGGGGGTTCGACCTGGTCCAGGCCAACACGCTCAACGGCTTCGCCGCCATCTCCGCCGCCCGGGAGGCCGGACTCCCGTCGCTCTGGAGCGTCCACGAGAGCACCGACTGCCGGGCCTACTTCCGCCAGTTCGGCCCCGGGATGACCGAGGCGGCCCTGCTCGCCTTCGGCGACCCGTACCGCGTCCTCTTCGTCTCCCACGCGACCCGGAGGATGTTCGAGCCCCTGAACTGGCGGCACAACCTGGAGACGGTCCACTTCGGGATGATCCGGGACCCGATCGACCGCTACCTCGCCCGGCACTCCCGCCGCGACGCCGCCGAGGCCATCGGGGCGCCCCCGGGCAAGAAGGTCGTGACGATCATCGGCACGGTCTGCGAGCGTAAAGGGCAGCGAGATCTGGTCGAGGCGGCCGTCGAGCTGCTCCGATCGGGCCGGGACGACGTCGTCTTCTACGTCGTCGGTTGCCGGCCGAGCCCCTACCTGGATGGCCTGAGACGGCTGGCCTCCGCCTACCCCGACGCAATCCGGCTCGTCGACGAGACCGACCAGGTCTTCCCCTACTACCGGTCCAGCGACGTCTTCGTCTGCTGCTCCTCGGTCGAGAGCTACCCGAGGACGATCCTGGAGGCGATGGCCTTCGGCCTGCCGATCGTCACCACGACGGTCTTCGGCATCGCCGAGCAGGTGGAGCCGGGCATCAACGCCCTGACCTTCGAGCCCCGAGACGTCATCGCCCTGGAGGAGCACCTCCGCCTCCTCCTGGACGACGACGCCCTCCGCCTCCGCCTGGCCGAGGCCGCCCGGCTGCGCCTGGAGCTGCTGCCGACCTTCGAGGAAATGGCCTGCATGTATGAGCGGATCATCCTCGAAGCCGTCGCCGCGGCCACACCCGCCGTCGCCCCGGCCGACGGCCTGCGGTCGGCCGCCTGA
- a CDS encoding choice-of-anchor R domain-containing protein, whose protein sequence is MKTRHCGHLALLLGWLALSAASARGDVILSTLPQTNDGLASATLGPLRIKALAFTLSDQAYTMDSAVLRLRLDTFDRPLTTPILQLLNDSGDPDIPGSTVLATFSTPTLVGGINDFTFTPTSPFTLLAGQEYWLALSSAADFDTSGLNWLASNPPVTPTGVATLSGNRFTSDGGVTWGPSTTVNSFTINGTIATVIPEPSTLALAAMGGVGLLGYGCRRRRRA, encoded by the coding sequence ATGAAGACGAGACATTGCGGCCACTTAGCCTTGCTTTTGGGATGGCTGGCCTTGAGTGCAGCGTCGGCCCGCGGGGATGTGATCCTCAGCACGCTCCCCCAGACGAACGACGGCCTCGCCTCGGCGACCCTAGGCCCGCTACGGATCAAAGCCCTAGCCTTCACCTTGTCTGACCAGGCGTATACGATGGATTCGGCGGTGCTCCGCCTGCGGCTCGATACCTTCGACCGGCCACTGACGACGCCGATCCTCCAGCTGCTCAACGACTCGGGCGACCCCGACATTCCGGGCTCCACCGTGCTGGCCACCTTCTCCACCCCGACGCTCGTGGGCGGCATCAACGATTTCACGTTCACGCCGACCAGCCCGTTTACCCTGCTGGCCGGCCAGGAATACTGGCTGGCTCTGAGTTCCGCGGCCGACTTCGACACATCGGGCCTGAACTGGCTCGCATCCAACCCTCCGGTCACTCCGACGGGCGTCGCGACGCTCAGCGGGAACCGCTTCACGTCCGACGGTGGGGTGACCTGGGGTCCCTCGACCACCGTGAACTCGTTCACGATTAACGGGACGATCGCGACGGTCATCCCCGAGCCCTCGACGCTGGCCCTGGCCGCGATGGGAGGCGTCGGTTTGCTGGGCTACGGATGCCGGCGCCGCCGCCGGGCCTGA
- a CDS encoding PEP-CTERM sorting domain-containing protein, whose amino-acid sequence MVRRGEFPGSGSKPTPTPSGARLTYTSETLAAVPEPSTLAGGILGALLAGGAWLRRRGRHGGHRPTRF is encoded by the coding sequence ATCGTCCGGAGAGGCGAATTTCCTGGTTCTGGGTCCAAGCCAACGCCGACCCCCAGCGGAGCGAGGCTGACCTATACCTCTGAGACCCTGGCCGCCGTCCCCGAGCCCTCCACCCTGGCCGGCGGCATCCTCGGCGCCCTCCTGGCCGGCGGCGCGTGGCTGAGGCGGCGGGGCCGGCACGGCGGCCATCGGCCGACACGATTCTGA
- a CDS encoding sugar transferase produces MSTTTPQSMLISERIARIVGGTSAGQALPLPGPTLAVAPTTVASAFKRAVDLAGAGVGLVLLAPVLLAVALVVRLSSPGPVLFRQLRLGRGGRPFYVLKFRTMVADAERRLAELESHNEASGGVLFKIRCDPRVTPLGRFLRRTSLDELPQLINVLRGDMSLVGPRPLQLRDSYRLEALDPESFARRLSVPPGITGPWQVGGRSDGTDGMVRQDLDYIARWSLALDLKILLRTIPAVLTGRGAC; encoded by the coding sequence ATGAGCACCACGACGCCCCAATCCATGCTTATATCCGAGCGGATCGCCCGGATCGTGGGGGGCACGTCCGCGGGCCAAGCGTTGCCGCTGCCGGGCCCGACGCTCGCCGTGGCGCCCACGACGGTCGCGTCGGCCTTCAAGCGGGCCGTCGACCTGGCTGGGGCCGGCGTTGGGCTGGTGCTGCTGGCGCCCGTGCTGCTGGCGGTCGCCCTGGTCGTCCGGCTCAGTTCCCCGGGCCCGGTGCTGTTCCGGCAGTTGCGGCTGGGTCGGGGCGGACGGCCCTTCTACGTGCTGAAATTCCGGACGATGGTGGCCGACGCCGAGCGCCGGCTTGCCGAGCTGGAATCGCACAATGAGGCCTCCGGGGGCGTCCTGTTCAAGATCCGATGCGACCCGAGGGTCACGCCCCTGGGCCGGTTCCTGAGGCGGACCAGCCTGGACGAGCTGCCCCAGCTGATCAACGTGCTCCGGGGCGATATGAGCCTGGTCGGCCCCCGGCCGCTGCAGCTGCGGGACTCCTACCGGCTGGAGGCCTTGGACCCCGAGTCCTTCGCCCGACGCCTGAGCGTGCCCCCGGGCATCACCGGCCCGTGGCAGGTCGGCGGTCGGAGCGACGGCACCGACGGCATGGTCCGCCAGGACCTCGACTACATCGCCCGCTGGTCGCTGGCCCTTGATCTGAAGATCCTGCTCCGGACGATCCCGGCTGTCCTCACCGGTCGCGGGGCCTGCTGA
- a CDS encoding exosortase-associated EpsI family protein, producing MIAPAATSAEPDRRLGPSPWPWMILACAIVAASGAIRVNQESAFADAARSAEVAPFRMADLPPRLGEHWEQIGEDQILEEETLQIAGCADYVLRNYIDNRTGVALTVLVAFGPADRVFPHSPIVCFPANGFQSRGGPWRRQVDVGGSSPDGDRKVGFSALVYGKPGGGVEELREVYYSYWHDGTWSPDQSQNLFRHRPAMFKIQVERPVVPGEARGDGSPIEGFLQDLVPEVERRYAASQVETTAGAGVPAED from the coding sequence ATGATTGCCCCCGCCGCGACCTCGGCCGAGCCGGACCGACGGCTCGGCCCCTCCCCCTGGCCTTGGATGATCCTGGCCTGCGCGATCGTCGCCGCCTCCGGCGCCATCCGCGTCAACCAGGAGTCGGCGTTCGCCGACGCCGCCCGATCGGCCGAGGTCGCCCCATTCCGGATGGCTGACCTTCCCCCGCGACTGGGGGAGCACTGGGAACAGATCGGGGAGGACCAAATCCTGGAGGAGGAGACCCTCCAGATCGCCGGTTGCGCCGACTACGTGCTCCGCAATTACATCGACAACCGCACCGGGGTCGCCCTCACCGTGCTGGTGGCCTTCGGCCCGGCCGATCGCGTGTTCCCGCACTCGCCGATCGTCTGCTTCCCGGCCAACGGTTTCCAGTCGCGCGGCGGACCCTGGCGGAGGCAGGTCGACGTGGGCGGCTCTTCGCCCGACGGGGATCGGAAGGTCGGCTTCAGTGCCCTGGTCTATGGCAAGCCCGGTGGCGGGGTCGAGGAGCTGAGAGAGGTCTACTATTCCTACTGGCACGACGGCACGTGGTCTCCCGACCAGTCCCAGAACCTCTTCCGGCACCGGCCGGCGATGTTCAAGATCCAGGTCGAGCGGCCCGTCGTCCCCGGCGAGGCCCGGGGTGATGGCAGCCCGATCGAGGGATTCCTCCAGGACCTCGTCCCGGAGGTCGAGCGGCGGTACGCCGCCAGCCAGGTGGAGACGACGGCCGGCGCCGGGGTACCGGCTGAAGACTGA